In Sodalis ligni, a single genomic region encodes these proteins:
- a CDS encoding MFS transporter, with the protein MNAEKSFLPESTLVKQRSGIRRAVIASTVGTVIEWFDYALYGSASALVINKLFFPQLSNLAGILAAFATFAIGFFVRPIGGMIIAHIGDKFGRKPALLLTIILMGIATVGMGLLPTYAQVGILAPILLVLTRVLQGFGAGAEYAGAVTLVAEYSPPGEQAKLTAILQSASLGGILLSTIVFLAVAQLPEDVLLAWGWRIPFLLSIFLFVIAVYIRKHLEETPEYNLAMAKAAKNKREKQIPIKDLLKNSPKEVIFGFLSITGHNANAYLLGSFVLSYLTNTVKMPKSDGLVVVMISTLVGALMTPLAGKIADRIGCAPVYAFGAVFTGIYVYPLLMILQQGNLLFSILAMSLAYGVGFATLAGAQGAFLSNLFPTRYRYSGIAITRELNAMLIAGPTPFIATALVAAAGGSPYYVAGYMSLCCLATFVAIYALVRVQKRAVSTEY; encoded by the coding sequence ATGAACGCTGAAAAAAGTTTTCTGCCGGAAAGTACTCTGGTCAAGCAAAGGTCGGGAATAAGGCGCGCGGTTATCGCATCCACCGTTGGTACCGTTATTGAATGGTTCGATTATGCCCTGTATGGCTCCGCGTCGGCCCTGGTTATCAATAAACTTTTTTTCCCCCAGCTTTCCAATTTGGCCGGCATTCTCGCCGCATTCGCCACCTTTGCCATCGGCTTTTTCGTTCGGCCTATCGGCGGGATGATCATTGCTCATATCGGCGACAAATTCGGCAGGAAACCGGCCTTATTGCTGACCATTATCCTGATGGGTATCGCCACCGTCGGCATGGGGCTGTTGCCCACCTATGCCCAGGTGGGCATATTGGCGCCCATACTATTGGTGCTTACCCGCGTATTGCAGGGTTTCGGCGCGGGTGCGGAATACGCCGGCGCCGTGACCCTGGTGGCGGAATATTCCCCCCCTGGCGAACAGGCCAAGCTCACCGCCATACTTCAATCCGCCTCGTTAGGCGGCATACTGCTCTCAACCATCGTATTTCTGGCGGTGGCGCAGTTGCCGGAAGACGTATTGCTGGCATGGGGATGGCGGATACCCTTTTTACTTTCCATCTTTTTATTTGTTATTGCCGTTTATATCCGTAAACATCTGGAAGAAACGCCTGAATACAATTTAGCCATGGCCAAGGCGGCGAAGAATAAGCGCGAAAAACAGATTCCCATTAAGGATCTGCTTAAAAACTCCCCTAAAGAAGTGATATTCGGTTTCCTGTCGATCACCGGACATAACGCCAATGCGTACCTGTTGGGAAGCTTTGTATTAAGCTATCTGACCAACACCGTAAAGATGCCCAAAAGCGACGGGCTGGTTGTGGTGATGATCTCTACTCTCGTTGGCGCGCTGATGACGCCGCTGGCCGGGAAAATCGCCGATAGAATCGGTTGCGCGCCGGTGTATGCCTTTGGCGCCGTGTTCACCGGCATCTACGTTTATCCGCTTTTAATGATCTTGCAACAGGGAAACCTGCTGTTCTCCATCCTGGCCATGTCCCTTGCCTATGGCGTGGGTTTTGCCACCCTGGCGGGGGCCCAGGGCGCGTTTTTGTCCAATCTCTTCCCGACCCGCTACCGGTATTCAGGCATCGCCATCACCCGCGAACTCAACGCTATGCTTATCGCCGGGCCCACCCCGTTTATCGCCACGGCGCTGGTGGCGGCGGCCGGCGGCAGCCCCTATTATGTGGCGGGGTATATGTCCCTGTGCTGCCTGGCGACCTTTGTCGCCATATATGCCCTAGTGCGCGTACAAAAAAGGGCGGTAAGCACTGAATACTGA
- a CDS encoding glutathione S-transferase family protein — MKIYDTPGFPNPLRVRIVLGEKDLLSQVEFIKIDLIAAEHKQPAFLAINPTGTVPVLELDDGTYISECTAITEYLDNLAGNPTLTGRTAREKAVIHMMQKRAESELIDAIGIYFHHATPGLGPILQAHKHPEWEGRTQWGRMHREQAEGGLHYFDRVLREQPFIAGEAFSMADATVLGGLLFAHYADIPVSAEYSALLAWKERMYQRPSVANA, encoded by the coding sequence ATGAAAATTTACGACACCCCGGGCTTTCCCAATCCCCTGCGCGTGCGCATTGTTCTCGGCGAAAAAGATCTGCTGTCACAGGTGGAGTTTATCAAAATCGACCTGATTGCCGCCGAGCATAAACAGCCGGCGTTTCTCGCCATTAATCCCACGGGTACGGTACCGGTGCTTGAACTGGATGACGGCACGTATATTTCTGAATGTACGGCCATTACCGAGTATCTGGACAATCTGGCGGGGAATCCAACCCTCACCGGCAGGACGGCGCGGGAAAAGGCGGTGATCCACATGATGCAAAAGCGCGCCGAGTCTGAGCTTATCGATGCCATCGGCATCTATTTCCACCACGCCACGCCCGGCCTGGGTCCCATCTTGCAGGCCCATAAGCATCCGGAATGGGAGGGGCGGACACAATGGGGCCGGATGCATCGCGAACAGGCGGAGGGCGGTCTGCACTATTTCGATAGGGTACTGCGAGAGCAGCCATTCATTGCCGGAGAGGCATTTTCCATGGCTGACGCCACCGTATTGGGAGGATTGCTGTTTGCGCATTATGCCGACATCCCGGTGTCGGCAGAGTATTCCGCGCTCTTGGCCTGGAAGGAGCGCATGTACCAGCGCCCGAGCGTGGCCAACGCCTGA
- a CDS encoding TetR/AcrR family transcriptional regulator, producing the protein MAIARLMVQANGYTALSFRDIAAAVGVKSSSVHYHFPTKGFLGAELARRYTQEMNDYLEQSLAESPDAAAFMDRYTNVFRAALANDNRMCMCGIMAAEHDELPPEVQQEVACFSEVNVLWLSRALALFRKEEPAARLQSHALAIYAAVEGAQLIARSRGDIAVYDHTIDAYRSNGLLP; encoded by the coding sequence ATGGCGATTGCGCGCTTGATGGTGCAGGCCAACGGCTATACCGCCCTGAGCTTTCGCGACATCGCCGCCGCCGTGGGGGTCAAAAGTTCAAGCGTGCACTACCACTTCCCCACCAAGGGGTTCCTGGGAGCGGAACTTGCGCGCCGCTACACGCAGGAAATGAATGATTATCTTGAGCAGTCCCTCGCTGAAAGCCCGGACGCCGCAGCGTTTATGGACCGGTATACCAACGTGTTTCGCGCCGCCCTCGCCAATGACAATCGGATGTGCATGTGCGGGATCATGGCGGCGGAGCATGACGAGCTGCCGCCGGAAGTGCAACAAGAAGTCGCGTGTTTTTCCGAGGTTAATGTACTGTGGCTGAGCCGCGCCTTGGCGCTTTTTCGCAAGGAAGAGCCGGCGGCAAGGCTTCAGTCCCATGCGCTGGCTATCTACGCCGCGGTGGAAGGGGCTCAGCTTATCGCCCGCAGCCGCGGCGATATCGCCGTCTATGACCACACCATTGACGCGTACCGTTCCAACGGTCTGCTGCCTTGA
- a CDS encoding cupin domain-containing protein — translation MRPEFIKHWSELEAKDAKSYEDSDEPMCIEAPLGRALGLTRIGINHERLLPGHRTSYPHAESAEEEFIYVLEGSPHAWINGYLHQLSPGDAVGLPAGTGICHTFINNSANEVRLLVVGEASKAENRIHYPKNPHYELTREDRWISPPEQAFGGHDGLPDVRPGDEGSLPASR, via the coding sequence ATGCGCCCTGAATTTATCAAGCACTGGAGCGAACTAGAGGCTAAAGACGCGAAATCCTATGAGGACAGCGATGAACCGATGTGCATTGAAGCCCCGCTGGGCCGTGCGTTGGGTCTGACCCGTATCGGCATTAATCACGAACGCCTGCTGCCCGGACACCGCACCAGCTATCCTCATGCCGAGAGCGCGGAGGAGGAGTTTATCTATGTGCTGGAAGGCTCCCCCCATGCCTGGATCAACGGCTATCTGCATCAACTCTCGCCGGGGGATGCGGTGGGACTTCCCGCCGGGACCGGTATCTGTCACACCTTTATCAATAATAGCGCCAATGAAGTGCGTTTACTGGTGGTGGGGGAAGCGTCGAAAGCGGAAAACAGGATTCATTATCCGAAAAACCCGCACTATGAACTGACGCGTGAAGATCGCTGGATATCGCCGCCGGAGCAGGCGTTCGGCGGACACGATGGTTTGCCGGATGTTAGGCCTGGAGATGAGGGCTCTCTGCCTGCATCAAGATGA
- a CDS encoding alpha/beta hydrolase produces MTTKRTALSLLCSALVLGAGTASALAAPIKNIVLVHGAFVDGAGWQPVYNLLVKDGYHVTLVQEPLTSFSDDVAATKRILDQQDGPTVLVGHSYGGAIITEAGNDSHVSALVYIAAHALDSGETEASNGKKLPNTAHPFVKTPDGYLYIDRKNFPADFAADLPPAVARFEADSQILTSASVFTANIPDPAWKVKPSWYMVAQADKIISPDLERMYAKRAHSTTVEVKGASHSVYRSHPREVARLIENAAQNALR; encoded by the coding sequence ATGACCACCAAACGTACCGCCTTATCCCTGTTATGCTCCGCCCTGGTGTTAGGGGCGGGAACCGCATCCGCCCTGGCCGCGCCCATTAAAAATATCGTGCTGGTACACGGCGCTTTTGTTGACGGCGCCGGCTGGCAACCGGTCTATAACCTCCTCGTCAAAGACGGTTATCACGTCACCCTGGTGCAGGAACCGCTGACCTCGTTTAGCGATGACGTGGCGGCCACCAAGCGCATCCTCGACCAGCAGGACGGTCCGACGGTGCTGGTGGGCCATAGCTACGGCGGCGCCATCATCACTGAAGCCGGCAACGACTCCCATGTCTCCGCCCTGGTCTATATCGCCGCCCACGCGCTGGACAGTGGGGAAACGGAAGCAAGCAACGGCAAAAAGCTGCCGAACACGGCGCACCCGTTTGTCAAAACCCCGGATGGCTATTTATATATTGACCGCAAGAATTTCCCGGCGGATTTTGCCGCCGACCTGCCTCCCGCCGTAGCGCGTTTTGAAGCCGACTCGCAAATACTCACTTCCGCCTCGGTGTTTACCGCCAACATTCCCGACCCGGCGTGGAAAGTGAAGCCCAGCTGGTATATGGTGGCTCAGGCCGACAAAATCATCAGTCCGGATCTGGAACGCATGTATGCCAAACGGGCCCACAGCACCACGGTGGAAGTGAAAGGGGCCAGCCACTCGGTCTATCGCTCCCACCCGCGAGAGGTGGCCCGCCTGATTGAAAACGCGGCGCAGAATGCCCTAAGATAA
- a CDS encoding heavy metal response regulator transcription factor has protein sequence MQRILIIEDEPKAGEYMRSGLTEAGYVADVATDGITGLHLAREFQFDLILLDVMLPDMDGWQVMAALKNHDVPTPVLFLTARGTLEDRLKGLASGAEDYLVKPFSFAELLARIRIVLRRGGREPQPDLLELAGLRMDVPKRRVERDGVRLALTNKEFNLLHLFLTHRGQVLSRTLIASRVWDMNFDSDTNVVDVAVRRLRQKIDEPFSRRLLHTVHGVGYRCDDEA, from the coding sequence ATGCAAAGGATCCTGATTATTGAAGACGAGCCGAAAGCCGGCGAGTATATGCGCTCGGGCTTGACCGAGGCCGGCTACGTCGCCGACGTGGCTACTGACGGCATCACCGGGCTGCACCTGGCACGGGAGTTTCAGTTTGACCTGATTTTGCTGGACGTGATGCTGCCGGATATGGACGGCTGGCAGGTGATGGCCGCGCTGAAAAATCACGATGTCCCTACGCCGGTGCTGTTTCTGACCGCGCGCGGCACGCTGGAGGATCGGCTGAAAGGCCTGGCCTCCGGCGCGGAGGATTATCTGGTCAAGCCCTTTTCGTTTGCCGAACTGCTGGCGCGCATCCGTATCGTGCTGCGGCGCGGCGGGCGGGAACCCCAGCCCGATCTGCTGGAGCTGGCCGGCCTGCGAATGGACGTGCCGAAACGCCGCGTGGAGCGCGACGGCGTGCGTCTGGCGCTGACCAATAAGGAATTCAATCTGCTGCATCTCTTTTTAACCCACCGGGGTCAGGTACTCTCCCGCACGCTCATCGCCTCCAGGGTATGGGACATGAATTTCGACAGCGACACCAACGTGGTGGACGTGGCGGTGCGGCGCCTGCGGCAAAAAATCGATGAGCCATTTTCCCGCCGCCTGTTGCATACCGTCCACGGCGTGGGCTACCGCTGCGACGACGAAGCATGA
- a CDS encoding heavy metal sensor histidine kinase, with translation MSRFSLTARLSIILAVLTLTVMTAVGFIMYRTLERQLMVRDDGALVTRVEQIRALLHDEDVLDLIHNKPQLFANMLGNTESLLVLRFPGRTPLIEVNPGNSPVPDIAAVPADGKLSLAAVHHRLQGDTPFIYTAAQARTTRPPYRLEIITGRLMMERTRMLASYRNQIFAVVAGASLLTMLLAGLVARRGLLPLHRLAAQTGRIGSKNLSIRIDSEDAPRELKALIDAFNLMLDRLELSFTQLSQVSADMAHDLRTPIATLMGQTEVALSRPRPEEHYARLLGSNFEELGRLSKMIENMLFLARAEQAGHAIGRVWLDIGDEFATLNDYFEGPAQERDLGLAFSGAGRIYADPQLLRRALANLLANAIQYADAGSTVTISAEHQAGHTTLSVSNLGADIGEEHLARLFERFYRADASRTTANQASGLGLAIVRGIMTLHQGGWRATSAAGQTCFQLTFPHGERRHDDDGRENGAEAPAPIERP, from the coding sequence ATGAGTCGCTTCTCGCTGACCGCCAGGCTGTCCATTATCCTGGCGGTACTGACGCTGACGGTCATGACCGCCGTGGGCTTTATCATGTACCGCACGCTGGAGCGGCAGCTTATGGTGCGCGACGACGGGGCGCTGGTGACCCGCGTTGAGCAGATCCGCGCCCTGCTGCACGATGAGGATGTACTGGATCTCATCCATAACAAACCGCAGCTGTTCGCCAATATGCTGGGCAATACCGAATCGCTGCTGGTGCTGCGCTTTCCCGGCCGCACGCCGCTTATCGAAGTGAACCCCGGCAACTCCCCGGTGCCGGATATCGCCGCCGTGCCCGCCGACGGCAAGCTGTCCCTTGCGGCGGTGCATCATCGGCTCCAGGGCGATACCCCCTTTATCTATACCGCTGCCCAGGCAAGGACCACCCGCCCGCCCTATCGGCTTGAAATCATCACCGGCCGCCTAATGATGGAGCGCACGCGTATGCTGGCATCCTATCGCAACCAGATTTTCGCCGTGGTGGCCGGCGCGTCGCTGCTGACCATGCTGCTGGCGGGGCTGGTGGCCCGCCGCGGGCTGCTGCCGCTCCATCGCCTTGCCGCCCAGACCGGGCGTATCGGCAGCAAAAACCTGTCCATACGCATCGATAGCGAAGATGCGCCCCGTGAACTCAAGGCCCTTATCGACGCCTTCAATTTGATGCTGGATCGGCTGGAACTGAGCTTTACGCAGTTAAGCCAGGTATCGGCGGATATGGCCCACGACCTGCGCACCCCCATCGCCACCCTGATGGGCCAGACGGAAGTGGCCCTCAGCCGCCCGCGCCCGGAGGAGCACTATGCCCGGCTGCTGGGCTCCAATTTCGAGGAACTGGGCCGCCTGTCGAAAATGATCGAGAATATGTTGTTCCTGGCCCGCGCCGAACAGGCCGGCCATGCCATCGGCCGCGTCTGGCTGGATATCGGTGACGAGTTCGCCACCCTTAACGACTATTTCGAGGGGCCGGCGCAGGAGCGGGACCTGGGGCTGGCGTTCAGCGGCGCAGGGCGGATCTATGCCGACCCCCAACTGCTGCGCCGGGCGCTGGCCAATCTGCTGGCCAACGCCATACAGTATGCCGATGCGGGTTCCACGGTGACCATCAGCGCGGAACACCAGGCCGGCCATACCACCCTGAGCGTCAGCAACCTGGGTGCGGATATCGGGGAAGAACATTTAGCACGCCTGTTCGAACGTTTCTATCGCGCCGACGCTTCCCGCACGACCGCCAACCAGGCCAGCGGTCTGGGGCTTGCCATTGTGCGCGGTATCATGACACTGCATCAGGGCGGCTGGCGGGCCACCAGCGCGGCGGGACAAACCTGTTTTCAGTTGACCTTTCCCCACGGCGAACGGCGGCACGATGACGATGGCCGGGAGAATGGCGCGGAGGCTCCCGCCCCCATTGAGCGGCCATAG
- a CDS encoding NAD-dependent malic enzyme yields MLTKRPLYTHYTGSLLIDNPLLNKGSAFSQEERLELNLTGLLPQQVETIREQTDRAYTQFKDFKRDISKHIYLRNIQDTNETLFYNLLTEHLEEMLPIIYTPVVGEACEQFSDIYRRARGLFISYPDRDHIEDMLQNFSKNDIKVIVVTDGERILGLGDQGIGGMGIPIGKLSLYTACGGINPAHTLPIMLDVGTNNALRLDDPLYMGWRHPRITSEDYRNFLDMFVQAVKARWPDVLLQFEDFAQKNAMPLLLRYRDQLCCFNDDIQGTAAVTLGCLIAASHAAGTNLRDQRVAFLGAGSAGCGIAEKIIAQMVDEGADEEEARGQVFMVDRFGLLTDEMPNLLDFQQRLVTKRDKINHWTVDPHKISLYDVVRNAKPTVLIGVSGQPGLFTEQIVREMNRHCEHPIIMPLSNPTSRAEALPQDIIDWTSGTALLATGSPFAPVFYHDRTYDIPQCNNAYIFPGLGLGILAAKAKRVTDAMLLAASQALAAHSPLASTGQGSLLPAIADIRQVSQAIAIEVAKVAQRDGVAPIISDEDLAQAIKNEFWQADYRPYKRSAL; encoded by the coding sequence ATGCTAACAAAACGTCCGCTCTATACCCACTACACTGGTTCGTTGTTGATCGATAATCCGCTCCTTAATAAAGGTTCAGCGTTCAGCCAGGAAGAAAGGCTGGAATTGAATCTCACCGGCCTGCTGCCTCAACAGGTTGAAACCATTCGGGAGCAAACCGATCGCGCCTATACGCAATTCAAGGATTTCAAGCGAGATATCTCCAAACACATATATCTGCGAAATATTCAGGATACCAACGAAACCCTGTTCTATAACCTGCTTACCGAGCATCTTGAAGAGATGCTTCCCATCATCTATACGCCGGTGGTGGGTGAAGCGTGCGAGCAATTTTCCGATATTTATCGCCGGGCAAGAGGTTTATTTATCTCTTACCCCGATCGCGATCACATCGAAGATATGCTGCAGAATTTCTCCAAAAACGATATTAAGGTCATTGTCGTGACCGATGGGGAACGGATCCTCGGCCTTGGCGATCAGGGCATCGGCGGGATGGGAATCCCTATCGGCAAGCTCTCGCTGTATACCGCCTGCGGCGGCATCAATCCCGCCCATACGCTGCCCATTATGCTGGATGTCGGTACCAATAATGCGCTGCGCCTGGATGACCCTTTATATATGGGCTGGCGCCATCCCCGCATTACCAGCGAAGATTACCGGAATTTCTTGGATATGTTCGTCCAGGCGGTCAAAGCGCGCTGGCCTGATGTATTGCTTCAGTTCGAAGACTTCGCCCAGAAAAACGCCATGCCGCTGCTGCTACGCTACCGCGATCAGCTTTGCTGTTTTAACGACGACATCCAGGGAACGGCGGCGGTGACGCTGGGGTGTTTGATTGCCGCCAGCCATGCCGCGGGAACGAATTTACGCGATCAGCGTGTGGCTTTTTTAGGCGCCGGCTCGGCCGGTTGCGGTATCGCGGAAAAAATTATCGCGCAAATGGTGGATGAGGGCGCTGATGAAGAAGAAGCGCGCGGCCAGGTATTTATGGTGGACCGCTTCGGTTTATTGACCGATGAGATGCCGAACCTGCTCGACTTCCAGCAGCGGCTGGTGACGAAACGCGACAAGATAAACCATTGGACGGTGGATCCGCACAAAATATCGCTGTACGACGTGGTGCGCAACGCAAAGCCCACGGTGCTTATCGGCGTATCGGGCCAGCCCGGCCTGTTCACCGAGCAGATCGTGCGCGAAATGAACCGGCATTGTGAGCACCCGATTATCATGCCCCTGTCGAACCCCACTTCACGGGCGGAAGCGCTGCCGCAGGATATCATCGACTGGACGTCGGGAACCGCCCTGCTCGCTACCGGCAGCCCCTTTGCACCGGTATTCTATCATGACCGGACGTATGATATTCCGCAGTGCAACAACGCCTATATCTTTCCGGGGCTGGGTTTAGGGATTCTGGCCGCCAAAGCCAAACGCGTGACCGACGCCATGCTGCTGGCGGCCAGCCAGGCCCTGGCCGCGCACTCGCCGCTGGCCTCCACCGGCCAAGGTTCTCTGCTGCCCGCCATCGCCGATATCCGTCAGGTCTCGCAGGCGATTGCCATTGAGGTGGCCAAAGTCGCCCAGCGAGACGGCGTGGCGCCGATAATCTCTGATGAAGACCTGGCGCAGGCGATAAAAAACGAATTTTGGCAGGCCGACTACCGGCCTTACAAACGCTCGGCACTGTAA
- a CDS encoding TetR/AcrR family transcriptional regulator yields the protein MVVRGRPRSFDRRHALAAAMALFWQKGYTATSMADLYQAMGINSPSLYAAFGNKEDLYLEAVAYYEQSIAPQLWSPLDTAPSVREGVRQWLKCSAKVLTRDDAPLGCMVTLSTVASEGNPRLGEIVMRLRQKGIDKLAGRLEQGVRMGELPAGIDTAALARMYVGIQQGLSIQARDGAGFEALDAVAEMAMALWPA from the coding sequence ATGGTTGTAAGAGGACGTCCGAGAAGTTTTGATCGCCGGCACGCATTGGCCGCGGCGATGGCGCTGTTTTGGCAAAAAGGCTACACCGCCACGTCGATGGCGGATCTTTATCAGGCGATGGGAATAAATTCGCCCAGCCTGTATGCCGCCTTCGGCAATAAAGAGGATCTTTATCTGGAGGCCGTCGCCTATTACGAGCAAAGCATTGCGCCGCAGTTATGGTCGCCGCTGGATACCGCCCCCAGCGTACGCGAAGGGGTACGGCAGTGGCTCAAATGCTCCGCGAAAGTTCTGACGCGCGATGATGCTCCCCTAGGCTGCATGGTAACGCTGTCCACCGTCGCCAGTGAAGGCAACCCCCGATTGGGGGAAATCGTTATGCGGCTGCGCCAAAAGGGCATCGATAAGCTGGCCGGCCGCCTGGAGCAGGGGGTGCGAATGGGCGAACTGCCCGCCGGCATTGATACGGCCGCGCTGGCAAGGATGTATGTCGGCATTCAGCAGGGACTGTCGATACAGGCCCGCGACGGCGCCGGCTTCGAGGCCCTTGATGCCGTAGCGGAGATGGCGATGGCCCTCTGGCCGGCATAA
- a CDS encoding SDR family NAD(P)-dependent oxidoreductase: protein MNSLKDKRALVTGASRGLGKAMALSLARAGADVAITYEKSADKARQVVEEIEAMGRKAVAIQADSASPAAVRGAVTQTVAALGGLDILVNNAGIARGGMLEELSQEDIDAMINVNIRGLVIATQAALPHLGAGGRIINIGSCLAERVPMAGISVYAMTKSALLALTRGLARELGPKGITVNLVHPGPTDSDMNPADGEGAEAQRQFIALGRYGKPDDVAAAVTFLAGPAAQHITGTGINVDGGVNA from the coding sequence ATGAACTCTCTAAAAGATAAGCGTGCGCTGGTAACCGGCGCCAGCCGCGGATTGGGCAAGGCCATGGCGTTGTCTCTGGCGCGGGCGGGCGCCGATGTGGCGATAACCTATGAAAAGTCCGCGGATAAAGCCCGACAGGTGGTGGAAGAGATCGAAGCGATGGGCCGCAAAGCGGTAGCCATCCAGGCCGACAGCGCATCCCCCGCGGCGGTGCGCGGCGCGGTAACTCAAACCGTGGCCGCGCTGGGGGGCCTGGATATTCTGGTGAATAACGCCGGTATCGCGCGCGGCGGTATGCTGGAGGAGTTGTCGCAGGAGGATATCGACGCAATGATTAACGTCAATATCCGCGGCCTGGTGATTGCGACTCAAGCTGCCCTGCCTCATCTGGGCGCCGGCGGCCGCATCATCAATATCGGCAGTTGCCTGGCGGAACGCGTTCCCATGGCGGGCATCAGCGTTTATGCCATGACCAAATCGGCGCTGCTGGCGTTAACGCGCGGACTGGCGCGGGAATTGGGTCCCAAAGGTATTACCGTTAATCTGGTGCACCCCGGTCCTACCGACAGCGACATGAATCCGGCCGACGGCGAAGGCGCCGAAGCACAACGCCAGTTTATCGCCCTGGGCCGGTATGGCAAACCCGACGACGTGGCGGCCGCGGTGACCTTCCTGGCCGGCCCGGCGGCACAGCATATCACCGGTACCGGCATTAACGTCGACGGCGGCGTCAACGCCTGA
- a CDS encoding lactonase family protein has product MRNALSLYGRIGLIVLAALGGTARAATFAYISNADSGDISVYRLDENSGLLTKAATQPAGGTVMPMAVSPDKHHLYAALRSKPYQVLSFSIDPADGHLTQVKASPLAESMAYISTDATGRYLFSASYGGNLLAVNPIGADGLVGNVQQVIPTGPMAHAIRNAPDNRYVFASVLGSDAWLRLKFDAKNGRLTQDKSPAFKLPEKSGPRHFVFSPDHRFVYLIDELDGKLHVLALNRQHDTVKPVQTVPIVPADFNGAKPWGADVHLTPDGRYLFASERTSSTLAQFQVDHASGKLTRTGTWPTEKQPRGFAIDSSGRYLLAVGQLSTQMSVYGIDKSTGNLTAIGHYPVGKGPNWIETVTFN; this is encoded by the coding sequence ATGCGAAACGCTTTATCTCTTTACGGCCGTATCGGCCTGATTGTTTTAGCGGCCTTGGGCGGTACGGCGCGGGCGGCGACATTCGCCTATATATCCAATGCCGACAGCGGCGATATTTCGGTCTATCGGCTCGATGAAAACAGCGGTTTACTGACAAAAGCGGCCACTCAGCCGGCGGGGGGAACCGTGATGCCCATGGCGGTATCGCCGGATAAACACCATCTCTACGCCGCGCTGCGCTCCAAGCCCTATCAGGTGCTGAGCTTCAGCATCGATCCCGCCGACGGGCACCTGACGCAGGTCAAAGCCTCACCGCTGGCGGAGAGCATGGCGTATATCTCCACGGATGCCACCGGGCGCTACCTGTTTTCCGCATCCTATGGCGGCAATCTTTTGGCGGTGAACCCTATCGGAGCGGATGGCCTGGTGGGGAACGTACAGCAAGTCATACCCACCGGTCCCATGGCCCATGCCATAAGAAACGCACCGGATAATCGCTATGTATTTGCCTCGGTTCTCGGATCCGATGCCTGGCTGCGGCTGAAATTTGATGCGAAAAACGGCCGTTTGACGCAGGACAAGTCCCCGGCGTTCAAGCTGCCGGAAAAATCCGGCCCCCGGCATTTTGTGTTCTCCCCCGACCATCGGTTTGTCTACCTGATTGACGAACTCGACGGGAAACTGCATGTACTGGCCTTGAACCGGCAACACGATACCGTTAAACCGGTGCAAACCGTGCCCATCGTGCCGGCGGATTTCAACGGCGCCAAACCTTGGGGCGCCGATGTGCATCTCACTCCCGACGGACGCTACCTGTTTGCCTCGGAGCGCACCTCCAGCACCCTGGCGCAGTTTCAGGTGGACCATGCCAGCGGCAAGCTCACGCGCACCGGCACCTGGCCTACCGAGAAACAGCCGCGGGGATTCGCCATTGACTCCTCCGGGCGTTATCTGCTGGCGGTGGGACAGCTTTCCACGCAAATGAGCGTCTATGGTATCGATAAATCCACCGGAAATCTTACCGCCATCGGACACTATCCGGTGGGTAAAGGGCCGAACTGGATTGAGACGGTAACTTTTAACTGA
- a CDS encoding DedA family protein, translated as MLYGYWALFVGCLAEGETVTLLGGLLAHDGLLNYGYVVAVAALGGTTGDMLLYFLGRRYGAKLLRRFKKAQPNIRRANKMILRHPLFFVMAVRFMYGFRLVGPMMIGASRLSPVKFIIFNVIGAVLWALIFVTLGYLGGQMVAPWLAKVHHHLKYAFFLLAVVVVVWLLPRTIRYFLKHRRS; from the coding sequence ATGCTCTATGGTTACTGGGCGCTATTCGTCGGCTGCCTGGCCGAGGGAGAAACGGTCACGCTGCTCGGTGGCCTGCTGGCCCACGATGGCCTGCTGAACTACGGCTATGTCGTGGCGGTGGCCGCCCTCGGCGGCACTACCGGGGATATGCTGCTCTATTTTCTCGGTCGCCGGTACGGCGCCAAATTATTAAGGCGTTTCAAGAAAGCCCAGCCCAATATCCGGCGCGCCAATAAAATGATTCTGCGCCATCCGTTATTTTTTGTGATGGCTGTTCGGTTTATGTATGGCTTTCGCCTGGTGGGGCCGATGATGATCGGCGCCAGCCGGCTCTCGCCCGTCAAGTTCATTATTTTTAATGTCATCGGCGCCGTGCTGTGGGCGCTTATTTTCGTCACCCTGGGTTATCTGGGGGGCCAGATGGTCGCGCCGTGGCTGGCAAAAGTCCATCATCACCTGAAATACGCCTTTTTCCTGCTGGCGGTGGTGGTGGTGGTCTGGCTGCTTCCCAGAACCATTCGCTACTTTCTGAAACATCGCAGGTCATAG